From a single Puniceibacterium sp. IMCC21224 genomic region:
- a CDS encoding Tn3 family transposase, whose translation MEQLWSAEALRLHWVLQPSEQPLLKGLSGPKRLVLGYYLKFFQRHARFPNRMDAIPEIVAQFLAEQIEYDGPLPSDVPERSDRRYRRLVSDHLRLRRFDQAASGEFVKWLVAEVLPNAPQVSALDERMTAWFLINRFIQPDQSRLDKLVAQSERRFDQMLCAKISGRLVLAHKHALDALLTTDEAASRFAQLARGPGGTSVQAVQDAVVRLEMVRAIGLPADLLDGVYPDHIANLARRAASEDAWDMRRRPEVVRHALLSCFCATRGTDLTDDLSDLVISIIHKISARAESKVIKEYVADFRKAESKDTLLGKIVLAVDGQPDGDIPQVIYPVVPRETIRDLAQAYQADTPSFTTRVHHTIRRSYARHYRRVLPVILKALTFRTSSASAEPLLAALSILTEPSDRKPQFYAESEVPIDGVVRPKWRDIVLEMGRGGVSRVNRINYEICVLQTLRDKLRTKEIWIEGAKRYCDPDQDLPADFDARRAHYFNLLNQPQDADQFVQALRDNMRTALISFDQSFPANKDVTLKSRGGGTRLSLRPLKPQTDPVGLEDLKAELGRRWPMTSLLDVLKEVDLRTEFTPLFRAAGSRQTLPQEEVSRRLLLALFGIGTNIGLKAIAAGPHKVSYKELLYIRQRFVHKTALQDATRRIADATYRIRSADIWGDAGTSCASDSTQLASWDQNLMTEWHQRYGGRGVMIYWHVDKQATCVHSQMKQVSSSEVASMIEGVLHHGTDLDIDRQFVDTHGQSVVGFAFCHLLGFDLMPRLKGIANQKLARADKQTDHRFANIESICMARPIDWGLIGQHYDEMIRLASALKLRTADAETILRRFTRGQTHPVFSALLELGKAVKTIFLCRYLGNAELRREIHSGLNVIERWNGVNDFIFYGNGNELVSNRRDDHEISVLSLHLLQAAMVYVNTLMIQEVLREHAWREKMTDRDMAALNPLPHSHFNPYGVFDLDMDTRLPLEEVRMAA comes from the coding sequence ATGGAACAACTTTGGTCAGCGGAGGCCCTGCGGTTACATTGGGTTTTGCAACCCTCAGAGCAGCCGCTGCTGAAGGGGTTGTCTGGTCCGAAGCGGCTTGTGCTCGGATACTACCTGAAGTTTTTCCAACGCCATGCCAGATTTCCTAACCGAATGGATGCTATACCAGAGATTGTTGCTCAGTTCTTGGCGGAGCAGATCGAGTATGACGGTCCACTGCCATCAGATGTGCCAGAGCGCTCGGATCGCCGGTATCGCCGTCTGGTTTCGGACCATTTGCGGCTCCGACGGTTTGATCAAGCCGCTTCAGGCGAGTTTGTGAAATGGCTTGTGGCCGAGGTCTTGCCGAACGCACCGCAGGTGTCCGCGCTTGATGAGCGAATGACGGCGTGGTTTCTGATCAACCGCTTCATCCAACCTGACCAATCGCGTTTGGACAAGCTGGTGGCCCAGTCAGAACGCCGGTTCGATCAGATGCTGTGCGCCAAGATTTCAGGGCGGCTGGTGTTGGCGCACAAACACGCCTTGGATGCTTTGCTGACGACTGATGAGGCCGCATCGCGATTTGCGCAGCTTGCGCGAGGTCCAGGCGGGACAAGCGTACAGGCCGTTCAGGATGCTGTGGTGCGGTTAGAGATGGTGCGTGCCATCGGCCTTCCTGCAGATCTCTTGGACGGTGTCTACCCAGACCATATCGCCAATCTGGCCCGGCGCGCCGCCAGCGAGGATGCTTGGGACATGCGCCGCCGTCCTGAGGTCGTGCGCCATGCCCTGCTGAGTTGCTTTTGCGCAACCAGGGGCACAGATTTGACAGATGATCTGAGCGATTTGGTGATCAGCATCATCCACAAGATCTCTGCGCGCGCTGAGAGTAAGGTGATCAAGGAATACGTTGCCGATTTCCGGAAGGCGGAAAGCAAAGACACGCTTCTGGGCAAGATCGTGCTCGCGGTCGATGGGCAGCCGGACGGTGACATTCCGCAGGTCATCTACCCAGTGGTCCCGCGCGAAACGATCCGTGATCTCGCACAAGCCTACCAGGCGGACACGCCTTCCTTCACGACCCGCGTGCATCACACAATTCGCCGCTCTTATGCGCGGCATTATCGGCGCGTCCTGCCGGTAATCTTGAAAGCGCTGACATTCCGGACCAGCAGTGCCAGTGCGGAGCCGTTGTTAGCCGCCCTTTCTATATTGACCGAGCCATCGGATCGGAAGCCGCAGTTTTACGCTGAGAGTGAGGTGCCGATCGACGGTGTCGTCCGCCCAAAATGGCGCGATATTGTCCTCGAGATGGGCCGTGGGGGCGTGAGCCGCGTCAATCGGATCAACTACGAGATATGCGTCCTGCAAACCCTGCGCGACAAACTGCGGACAAAGGAAATCTGGATAGAGGGCGCGAAGCGATATTGTGATCCGGACCAAGACCTGCCCGCCGATTTTGATGCGCGCCGCGCGCACTACTTTAATCTTCTTAATCAGCCCCAAGACGCGGATCAGTTTGTCCAAGCTTTGCGGGATAACATGAGAACCGCCTTGATCTCCTTCGATCAAAGCTTCCCGGCCAACAAGGATGTCACACTCAAGTCCCGGGGTGGCGGCACGCGCCTGTCTCTACGCCCCTTGAAGCCACAAACTGATCCTGTGGGGCTTGAAGACCTGAAAGCAGAGCTCGGCCGACGGTGGCCGATGACCAGCCTGCTTGATGTGCTGAAGGAAGTTGACCTGCGCACGGAGTTCACGCCGCTGTTCCGTGCGGCGGGATCTCGGCAGACCTTGCCACAGGAAGAGGTCTCCCGGCGCCTCTTGCTGGCCCTGTTTGGGATCGGGACGAATATTGGGCTCAAGGCCATTGCGGCGGGCCCCCATAAGGTCAGCTACAAAGAACTGCTCTACATCCGGCAACGCTTCGTTCACAAAACAGCGCTTCAGGATGCAACCCGGCGGATTGCAGACGCCACCTACCGCATCCGAAGCGCCGATATCTGGGGAGATGCGGGCACGAGTTGTGCCTCGGATTCCACGCAGTTGGCTTCCTGGGACCAGAACCTGATGACAGAGTGGCACCAGCGCTATGGCGGGCGCGGGGTGATGATCTACTGGCATGTTGATAAGCAGGCCACCTGCGTCCACTCACAGATGAAACAAGTCTCGTCTTCAGAGGTCGCTTCCATGATCGAAGGCGTGCTGCACCACGGCACGGACCTGGATATCGACCGCCAGTTTGTTGATACCCACGGGCAAAGTGTCGTGGGGTTCGCCTTTTGCCATCTTCTCGGCTTCGACTTGATGCCGCGCCTGAAGGGTATCGCCAACCAAAAGCTCGCCCGCGCGGACAAGCAAACCGACCATCGCTTCGCAAATATCGAGTCTATTTGCATGGCCCGGCCCATCGACTGGGGTCTGATCGGGCAGCATTACGATGAGATGATCCGCCTTGCGAGCGCCCTCAAGCTGCGGACAGCAGACGCGGAAACCATCCTACGCCGCTTTACACGGGGCCAAACGCACCCGGTGTTCTCGGCGCTGTTGGAATTGGGCAAGGCGGTTAAAACGATCTTTCTGTGCCGGTATCTCGGCAACGCGGAGCTGCGCCGCGAGATCCATTCTGGACTCAATGTTATAGAGCGCTGGAACGGGGTGAACGACTTCATCTTCTACGGCAATGGCAATGAGCTGGTGTCCAATCGTCGTGACGATCATGAAATCTCTGTCCTCAGCCTGCATCTGCTGCAAGCGGCGATGGTCTACGTGAACACCCTTATGATCCAGGAGGTGCTCCGTGAGCACGCCTGGCGCGAAAAAATGACAGACCGAGACATGGCGGCGCTGAACCCACTGCCGCACAGCCACTTCAACCCATACGGCGTCTTCGATCTTGATATGGACACGCGTTTACCTCTCGAAGAGGTGAGGATGGCAGCATGA
- a CDS encoding recombinase family protein, with product MLIGYARVSTTGQNLESQIEHLQSEGCDTIFQEKITGFDRRRPQLEKMIASLQPSDTLVVTSLDRLARSTSDLFVITQKVEAVGASFRSLREPWADTTSSMGKFLLTVFAGLSELERNIINERTEEGRTSAKKRGVKFGRKLKLTPHQQDQVRAMLKEGKSIRAIARDFNVGVATIDRIKRTTALS from the coding sequence ATGCTGATCGGGTACGCGAGGGTCTCGACGACTGGCCAGAACCTAGAAAGTCAGATCGAACACCTCCAGAGCGAAGGTTGTGACACGATCTTCCAGGAAAAAATCACGGGGTTTGACCGGCGCAGGCCTCAGCTTGAAAAGATGATCGCTTCCCTACAGCCCAGTGATACGTTGGTCGTCACCAGCCTCGACCGTCTGGCCCGATCAACCAGTGATCTCTTCGTGATTACCCAGAAGGTAGAGGCCGTCGGAGCATCATTCCGCTCCCTGCGGGAACCCTGGGCCGACACAACAAGCTCCATGGGAAAGTTCTTACTTACTGTTTTTGCTGGACTTTCTGAACTTGAACGCAACATCATCAATGAACGCACAGAAGAAGGACGGACCTCCGCAAAGAAACGCGGCGTGAAGTTCGGACGCAAGCTGAAGCTGACACCACACCAGCAGGATCAGGTCAGGGCCATGCTCAAAGAGGGAAAATCCATTCGTGCCATCGCGCGCGACTTCAACGTCGGTGTCGCAACAATCGACCGCATCAAGCGCACAACAGCACTCTCATGA
- a CDS encoding IS30 family transposase, with translation MAHTELNLRERRAIEDMLNAKMSVDKIAAEVGRHRSTVYREIKRNRFVDDELPNLNGYYGMNAQRSAVERRARRRKLVRFVDLRVHVIKQLEEGWSPEQIAGRLRYEGQDLRVSHETIYAYVYGPDGQSEQLARYLPHRRKKRHPRGRRTPRGLVFPPDRSIHERPAYVRSRETFGEWEGDLMIFERAQGKMNVASLVERKTRFAVLFRNNDRSTTHLMNRLMGVMEPLPQPARKSITFDRGIEFRDWRKLKPGIGTEAWFCDPQAPWQKGSVENLNKRARRFLPRDAPVAALSNRDMKAICDRLNNTPRKCLGWRTPTEAFREELMKLR, from the coding sequence ATGGCCCACACAGAGCTGAACCTACGCGAGAGGCGTGCGATTGAAGATATGTTGAACGCCAAAATGTCCGTCGACAAGATCGCCGCTGAGGTCGGCAGGCATCGCTCGACTGTGTATCGCGAGATCAAGCGGAATCGATTTGTCGACGACGAGCTGCCAAACCTGAATGGCTATTATGGGATGAATGCCCAGAGGTCTGCTGTCGAGCGTCGCGCTCGGCGTCGCAAGCTGGTGCGGTTCGTGGATCTTCGAGTTCATGTTATCAAGCAGTTGGAGGAAGGATGGTCACCGGAACAGATCGCGGGGCGCTTGCGGTATGAGGGTCAAGATTTGCGCGTCAGCCATGAGACGATCTATGCCTATGTTTACGGGCCCGACGGCCAGTCTGAACAATTGGCCCGTTATCTGCCGCATCGACGTAAGAAGCGGCATCCGCGAGGTCGACGCACGCCGCGTGGCCTTGTTTTTCCGCCGGATCGGTCGATCCATGAGCGGCCCGCCTACGTCAGATCGCGTGAGACTTTTGGCGAATGGGAGGGCGATCTCATGATCTTTGAACGTGCACAGGGCAAAATGAATGTAGCTTCACTGGTCGAGCGCAAGACGCGCTTCGCCGTCCTGTTCCGGAACAATGATCGCAGCACGACGCACCTGATGAACCGCCTGATGGGCGTTATGGAACCCCTGCCCCAACCTGCACGCAAATCAATCACGTTCGATCGCGGGATTGAGTTCCGCGACTGGCGCAAACTCAAGCCAGGGATCGGCACTGAGGCGTGGTTCTGTGATCCGCAGGCTCCGTGGCAGAAGGGCTCTGTCGAGAACCTGAACAAGCGGGCGCGTCGGTTTCTGCCACGAGATGCGCCCGTGGCCGCTCTCTCAAATCGCGATATGAAGGCGATTTGCGACCGCTTGAACAACACACCCAGAAAATGCCTCGGATGGCGCACACCGACTGAAGCATTCAGGGAAGAACTGATGAAACTGAGATAG
- a CDS encoding biotin carboxylase N-terminal domain-containing protein: protein MSFTRVLITNRGEIARRIQRGCRKLGLETVAVFSEADRDAPFVAEADHAVCIGPAAASESYLNVPAILGAARATGAGAVHPGYGFLSENADFAAAVEAAGLVFIGPEPDAIAQMGSKIAAKAAAEAAGVPVLPGYRGADQSDSRLLQEAGALGVPFLVKASAGGGGRGMRLVTDMADAPKAIASARAEAQGAFGDPAVFLERYALRSRHVEVQVLGDTHGNLVHLGDRDCSLQRNHQKLIEEAPAPNLPDDLREHMRAAAVRLAQAIGYRSAGTVEYLYDPERRAYYFLEMNTRLQVEHPVTEAITGIDLVEWQLRIARGERLTFQQPDVHFEGHAIEVRVAAENPAENYRPETGRITLWVPPSGVRLDTGVGEGSTVGHHYDSMLAKLIIHAPDRAQAIRKSVAAIDGFAVGGLGLNLAFQRALLIHPDFAAIRHHTAGLVEMFVNGWAPPAPDAQSRALATLALHLHLVPTAGNTPWQGLGAWRLTAPAGRPGAAFYWALGDEDPTSAAGDKRHLTIRLPDDTPVTVEAPGLTADRLTGRVGGVPFTRAAHLRRTKKHWQVFLSTPDGMAGFAIETLEDRHLQRASGKVRGADLLVAPMPGAVVELRVAPGDRVAAGDTLVVLEAMKLLQSLVAPFAGIVAEIYCAAGDTVAGQAPLVKLDPEEIQ from the coding sequence ATGAGTTTCACCCGCGTCCTGATTACCAACCGGGGCGAGATCGCCCGGCGCATCCAGCGCGGGTGCCGCAAGCTGGGTCTGGAAACGGTTGCGGTCTTTTCCGAGGCCGACCGCGACGCGCCCTTCGTAGCCGAGGCGGATCACGCTGTCTGTATCGGCCCGGCGGCTGCGTCTGAAAGCTACCTGAACGTCCCGGCCATCCTGGGGGCTGCGCGCGCCACGGGCGCGGGTGCGGTGCATCCCGGTTATGGCTTTCTGTCCGAGAACGCGGATTTCGCGGCAGCGGTCGAGGCCGCAGGGCTAGTCTTTATCGGACCGGAACCCGATGCCATCGCTCAAATGGGGTCCAAGATCGCGGCGAAGGCTGCGGCCGAGGCCGCAGGGGTGCCGGTGCTGCCCGGGTACCGCGGTGCCGATCAATCGGATTCACGCCTGCTGCAAGAGGCGGGCGCGCTTGGGGTGCCATTCCTGGTCAAGGCCAGCGCCGGCGGTGGCGGACGCGGGATGCGTCTCGTCACCGACATGGCCGACGCGCCCAAGGCCATCGCCTCTGCCCGGGCAGAGGCGCAGGGTGCGTTCGGCGATCCGGCGGTATTTTTGGAACGCTATGCGCTCCGCTCCCGCCATGTCGAGGTGCAGGTGCTAGGCGACACGCATGGCAACCTGGTGCATCTCGGCGACCGGGACTGTTCGCTGCAACGCAATCACCAGAAGCTTATCGAAGAGGCCCCCGCGCCGAATCTGCCAGACGATCTGCGCGAGCATATGCGCGCTGCCGCCGTGCGCCTTGCACAGGCGATCGGATACCGCTCTGCCGGAACGGTTGAATACTTATATGACCCCGAGCGCCGCGCCTATTACTTCCTTGAGATGAATACCCGCCTTCAGGTCGAACATCCCGTCACCGAGGCGATCACCGGAATCGACTTGGTCGAATGGCAGTTGCGCATCGCGCGGGGCGAGCGGCTGACTTTCCAGCAACCCGACGTACACTTCGAAGGCCACGCCATCGAAGTGCGCGTTGCCGCCGAAAACCCGGCCGAGAATTACCGCCCCGAAACCGGCAGGATCACGCTGTGGGTGCCGCCTTCGGGCGTGCGGCTGGATACGGGCGTCGGGGAAGGTTCAACTGTCGGCCATCACTACGATTCCATGTTGGCCAAGCTGATCATCCATGCGCCGGACCGGGCGCAGGCCATCCGCAAGAGCGTGGCCGCAATCGACGGCTTTGCCGTGGGCGGGCTGGGGCTGAACCTGGCGTTTCAGCGCGCCTTGTTAATTCATCCCGACTTTGCCGCGATCCGGCATCACACCGCCGGGCTTGTCGAGATGTTTGTGAACGGGTGGGCACCCCCCGCACCCGATGCGCAAAGCCGCGCGCTGGCCACACTGGCCCTGCATTTGCATCTGGTCCCGACGGCCGGGAACACCCCTTGGCAAGGTCTAGGTGCGTGGCGTCTGACCGCGCCCGCAGGCCGGCCCGGCGCTGCCTTCTATTGGGCCTTGGGCGACGAAGACCCGACCAGCGCGGCGGGCGATAAAAGGCATCTGACGATCAGATTGCCGGACGACACCCCTGTTACCGTCGAAGCGCCCGGCCTGACCGCCGACCGCCTGACAGGGCGCGTTGGCGGCGTGCCCTTTACCCGCGCCGCGCACCTGCGCCGCACGAAAAAACACTGGCAGGTGTTTCTGTCAACGCCGGATGGTATGGCCGGGTTTGCCATTGAAACGCTGGAGGACAGACACCTGCAACGCGCTTCGGGAAAGGTCCGCGGGGCAGACTTGCTTGTCGCGCCGATGCCCGGTGCAGTGGTCGAACTGCGGGTCGCGCCCGGCGATCGGGTCGCGGCGGGCGATACACTGGTGGTGCTTGAGGCGATGAAACTGCTGCAAAGCCTGGTCGCCCCGTTTGCGGGCATCGTAGCCGAAATCTACTGCGCCGCCGGCGACACCGTCGCCGGGCAAGCGCCCCTTGTAAAACTCGATCCAGAGGAAATCCAATGA
- a CDS encoding crotonase/enoyl-CoA hydratase family protein: protein MTTSYETIIVETDARGVATVTLNRPDKHNALNADLIAELFDAVEDLASDDKVRIVILTGAGKSFCAGGDFNWFASNVEKSRAERVEQSATLAHLLRRLDTLQKPLIGRINGPAYGGGVGMISVCDYTIGAEGARYGLTEVKLGLLPANISPYVVARIGKVHARETMLSGALFDSARAERIGLLTEVVAADALDAAVERVVHDHLQAAPGAVADTKALIAYVASHDLETNMIYTADRLADAWETGEGIEGINSFLNKSVPSWRVK from the coding sequence ATGACAACAAGTTATGAAACCATCATTGTCGAAACCGATGCGCGTGGCGTTGCCACGGTAACCCTCAACCGCCCTGACAAGCACAATGCGCTGAACGCCGATCTGATCGCCGAGCTTTTCGACGCGGTCGAGGATCTGGCTTCAGATGACAAGGTGCGCATCGTGATCCTGACCGGTGCCGGCAAAAGCTTTTGCGCTGGAGGGGATTTCAACTGGTTCGCCTCAAACGTCGAAAAATCCCGCGCCGAACGGGTCGAACAAAGCGCCACGCTCGCGCATCTGTTGCGCCGACTGGACACGCTGCAAAAGCCCCTGATCGGGCGGATCAACGGGCCGGCATATGGCGGTGGCGTCGGCATGATTTCGGTCTGCGACTATACCATCGGCGCAGAAGGCGCACGCTATGGCCTGACCGAAGTGAAACTGGGTCTGCTGCCCGCCAATATCTCGCCCTACGTGGTGGCCCGCATCGGCAAGGTGCACGCGCGTGAAACCATGCTGTCGGGCGCGCTCTTCGACAGCGCGCGCGCCGAAAGGATCGGGCTCCTCACCGAGGTCGTCGCCGCCGACGCGTTGGATGCCGCCGTTGAACGGGTGGTGCACGATCACCTTCAGGCAGCGCCCGGCGCGGTGGCGGATACCAAGGCACTGATCGCTTATGTCGCCAGTCACGATCTGGAAACCAACATGATCTACACCGCCGACCGTCTAGCCGACGCCTGGGAAACCGGGGAAGGCATTGAAGGCATCAACAGCTTTCTCAACAAGAGCGTGCCTTCGTGGAGAGTGAAATGA
- a CDS encoding MBL fold metallo-hydrolase, with translation MTRNNMFYGEPDPPRAQGVEVAEGILRIVANNPGKMTYHGTNSYIIDTPDGRFIIDPGPAEDSAHFEAIVENLGANPAGILLTHHHSDHFGAVPALRERTGLPVYVSRAFPDDAFQPDGFLKDGQVIAGLTVLHTPGHASDHLCFARPDGVLFTGDHVMSWNSSIVSPPDGNMRDYCTQLQRLIDRNDKVSLPGHGPVLRDPGPYVKRLLANRMRRESEILAYLSSTSDSLQNIATSVYKKSDPHIAMAAERNAAAHLEKLLSESRVVQDEGIWRLP, from the coding sequence ATGACAAGAAACAACATGTTTTACGGTGAGCCTGACCCTCCTCGTGCGCAGGGCGTAGAGGTGGCCGAGGGAATCCTAAGGATCGTTGCCAACAATCCCGGGAAGATGACCTATCACGGGACGAATAGCTATATCATTGATACTCCTGACGGTCGGTTCATTATCGACCCCGGTCCAGCAGAAGACAGTGCACATTTCGAAGCAATCGTCGAGAATTTGGGAGCCAACCCTGCCGGAATTCTCTTGACACATCACCATTCCGATCATTTCGGGGCCGTGCCGGCATTGCGCGAACGTACAGGTTTGCCGGTTTATGTTTCGCGCGCATTTCCTGACGATGCGTTTCAACCTGACGGCTTTTTGAAAGACGGGCAGGTGATCGCTGGTCTTACTGTCCTGCACACACCTGGTCATGCGAGCGATCACCTCTGCTTCGCGAGGCCGGATGGAGTACTTTTCACAGGCGATCACGTGATGAGTTGGAACAGTTCTATAGTCAGTCCCCCTGACGGCAACATGCGCGATTACTGCACCCAGCTTCAGCGGCTAATCGATCGCAACGATAAGGTCAGCCTGCCGGGTCACGGACCTGTACTCCGGGACCCGGGACCGTACGTCAAACGGTTGCTCGCCAACCGGATGCGTCGTGAGTCGGAGATTCTCGCGTACCTCTCAAGTACCTCCGACTCGCTCCAGAATATCGCCACTTCTGTTTACAAAAAATCTGACCCGCATATTGCAATGGCCGCCGAACGAAATGCCGCGGCGCATCTGGAGAAGCTTCTTTCAGAATCCCGGGTGGTTCAGGACGAAGGGATCTGGAGATTACCTTAA
- a CDS encoding acyl-CoA dehydrogenase family protein encodes MTKHDMIDAATGPFSEDLNMIRAQLRRFIETEVTAKADAWEKDGMVPRDVLRRMGDLGVLGMRYDEQYGGAGLNVMSSVVLAEEAGRSTFGGFSATVLVHTDMASPHLENAGTPEQKARWMPSITSGEKIAAVAVTEPGAGSDVAGMRTRAVQDGSDWVINGTKMFITNGVHGDIYFVGAKTDPDAKGSRGITMFTVEKGTPGFSVGRALNKTGWLCSDTAELIFEDVRIPAENVLGEVNRGFYSVMKNFQNERIVLGAMACAEAQSALEMTVDYVKQRKAFGGVLWDKQAVRQRLADCQTRIEAGRQLTYHAASLDAAGRDCVKEVSMVKAYCGELVNSVLYDCVQFHGGMGYMRETPVERMSRDARVQAIGGGATEVMLEEVAKRM; translated from the coding sequence ATGACCAAGCATGACATGATTGATGCGGCCACAGGCCCGTTCAGTGAGGACCTGAACATGATCCGCGCGCAGCTGCGCCGCTTCATCGAAACCGAAGTGACGGCCAAGGCCGACGCTTGGGAAAAGGATGGCATGGTGCCGCGTGACGTGCTGCGCCGGATGGGCGATCTGGGCGTGCTGGGCATGCGCTATGACGAGCAATATGGCGGCGCAGGGCTAAATGTGATGTCCAGCGTCGTGCTGGCCGAGGAAGCGGGTCGCTCCACCTTCGGCGGGTTTTCGGCCACGGTTCTGGTCCATACCGACATGGCCTCGCCGCATCTTGAAAACGCCGGTACGCCCGAACAAAAGGCGCGCTGGATGCCCTCGATCACCTCGGGCGAAAAGATTGCCGCAGTGGCCGTGACCGAACCGGGCGCCGGGTCTGACGTGGCGGGGATGCGCACGCGCGCGGTGCAGGACGGATCGGACTGGGTGATCAACGGCACCAAGATGTTCATCACCAACGGCGTGCATGGCGACATCTATTTCGTCGGCGCCAAGACCGACCCGGACGCCAAGGGCTCGCGCGGGATCACCATGTTCACGGTCGAAAAGGGCACGCCGGGGTTCTCTGTCGGCCGGGCGCTGAACAAGACCGGCTGGCTGTGCTCGGACACCGCCGAACTGATCTTCGAGGATGTGCGCATCCCGGCAGAGAACGTGCTGGGGGAGGTGAACCGGGGCTTCTACTCGGTGATGAAGAACTTCCAGAACGAACGGATCGTGCTGGGTGCAATGGCCTGCGCCGAGGCGCAATCCGCACTGGAAATGACTGTGGATTACGTCAAGCAGCGCAAGGCTTTCGGTGGTGTGCTGTGGGACAAGCAGGCAGTGCGCCAGCGATTGGCCGATTGCCAGACCCGGATTGAAGCGGGACGTCAGCTTACCTATCACGCTGCGTCACTAGATGCCGCGGGCCGCGATTGCGTCAAAGAAGTATCGATGGTCAAGGCCTATTGTGGCGAGCTGGTAAACAGCGTGCTTTACGACTGTGTCCAGTTCCATGGCGGTATGGGCTATATGCGGGAAACACCCGTGGAACGCATGTCGCGCGATGCCCGTGTCCAGGCCATCGGCGGCGGTGCCACCGAGGTCATGCTCGAAGAGGTCGCCAAGCGGATGTGA
- a CDS encoding biotin transporter BioY, which yields MNLESTQRQPLASLSREFATILIGTILLTLSAKIVVPFYPVPMSTQSLAVLGLGLFLGPVRGGLVVVIYLLEGALGLPVFAGTPPAPAGLVYIAGPTGGYLIGFALAAAAAGWMVQKLRGFQPAFRATVAVLFGSMLMYCAGLFWLGGFIGYGEKLMNAGLYPFLLGDLAKAAIAVVLYTGFQNRGRV from the coding sequence ATGAATTTGGAATCTACTCAACGCCAACCACTCGCAAGTCTGTCCCGAGAGTTCGCAACTATACTCATCGGCACCATTCTTCTAACACTCTCCGCGAAAATCGTGGTTCCTTTCTACCCGGTTCCGATGTCGACCCAATCCCTAGCAGTCCTGGGCCTTGGACTTTTTCTGGGTCCAGTTCGCGGTGGACTTGTTGTAGTAATCTACCTTCTGGAAGGCGCGCTTGGCCTTCCGGTTTTCGCTGGCACGCCTCCCGCGCCGGCCGGATTGGTCTATATTGCCGGCCCCACAGGCGGATACTTGATTGGGTTCGCACTCGCAGCGGCTGCCGCTGGATGGATGGTTCAAAAGTTGAGAGGGTTTCAGCCTGCATTCAGAGCAACTGTCGCTGTACTTTTCGGTTCCATGCTTATGTACTGCGCAGGGCTCTTCTGGCTGGGCGGCTTTATCGGCTATGGAGAAAAATTGATGAACGCCGGGCTTTACCCGTTCCTGCTTGGAGATCTGGCCAAGGCGGCAATTGCTGTGGTGCTGTATACAGGGTTCCAAAATCGGGGCCGTGTTTGA